The following proteins are encoded in a genomic region of Cryptococcus neoformans var. neoformans JEC21 chromosome 2 sequence:
- a CDS encoding glucose transporter, putative, with amino-acid sequence MPGGPGVLSAPLSPERVEAPVTVKAYLLCVFASFGGIFFGFDSGYMNGVLGMNYFINMMTGLPIPGADADQATKDAFTLPAWEKSLITSILSAGTFFGAIIAGDLADYFGRRITIVSGCCVFIVGCCLQTASTGLGLLVAGRLIAGFGVGFISAIIILYMSEIAPRKVRGAIVSGYQFCITIGLLLSSCVCYATQNRTDSGSYRIPIAIQFAWALILGGGLLLLPESPRWYVKAGKIEQARKALSRVRGQPVDSDYIKDEIAEIVANHEYETELTPNVTYLSSWAACFTGGIRNPGSNLRRTLLGISMQMMQQWTGVNFIFYFGTTFFTDLGTISNPFLISLITTLVNVCSTPVSFWTIERFGRRPLLIYGALGMLICEFIVGIIGVAKPGDTTVVKVQISFICIYVFFFASTWGPGAWVSIGEIFPLPIRARGVGLSTASNWLWNCIIAVITPYLVGTDEANLGSKVFFLWGSTCILCFIYAYLFVWETKGLTLEQVDRMMEECGSPRRSAGWKPHTTFAAEAAQGTHGLDQNEKAKVGPVLSQSEMLEQV; translated from the exons A TGCCTGGTGGTCCTGGCGTCCTCTCGGCGCCTCTCAGCCCCGAGCGGGTGGAGGCTCCTGTGACTGTTAAGGCTTATCTCCTTTGTGTCTTTGCCTCTTTCGGTGGTATCTTTTTCGG CTTCGATTCTGGTTACATGAACGGCGTGTTGGGTATGAATTACTTCATCAACATGATGACGGGTCTTCCTATTCCTGGCGCCGATGCGGATCAGGCGACCAAAGATGCCTTCACTCTGCCAGCTTGGGAGAAGTCTTTGATCACTTCCATTCTTTCTGCCGGAACGTTCTTTGGTGCGATCATCGCTGGTGACCTTGCCGACTACTTCGGTCGAAGGATTACTATCGTTTCTGGTTGTTGTGTATTTATCGTTGGTTGCTGTCTGCAGACTGCTTCAACTGGCCTCGGCTTG CTGGTGGCCGGTCGTCTCATCGCTGGGTTTGGTGTCGGTTTCATTTCAGCGATCATCATTCTCTACATGTCGGAGATCGCTCCTCGAAAG GTTCGAGGTGCTATTGTCTCGGGTTACCAGTTTTGCATCACTattggtcttcttctttcctcttgtGTATGTTACGCAACTCAGAACCGGACCGATAGCGGGTCATACCGTATCCCCATCGCCATTCAGTTTGCCTGGGC TCTTATCCTCGGTGGTGGTCTCCTTTTGCTTCCAGAGTCTCCTCGTTGGTATGTCAAGGCCGGCAAGATCGAACAGGCAAGAAAGGCACTGTCTCGAGTCCGAGGTCAACCTGTGGACTCTGATTACATCAAGGATGAAATCGCCGAAATTGTGGCCAATCACGAGTACGAGACTGAGCTTACTCCCAATGTGACTTACCTCTCCTCTTGGGCTGCCTGTTTCACTGGTGGTATTCGCAACCCTGGTTCTAACCTTCGTCGAACCCTTCTCGGTATTTCCATGCAAATGATGCAGCAATGGACTGGTGTCAA cttcatcttctactttggaaccaccttcttcaccgaCCTTGGGACTATCTCGAACCCCTTCTTGATTTCTCTCATCACTACTTTAGTCAACGTCTGCTCCACACCTGTGTCCTTCTGGACTATCGAGCGATTTGGTCGACGACCCCTTCTTATCTATGGTGCCCTCGGTATGCTTATCTGCGAGTTCATTGTCGGTATCATCGGTGTCGCCAAGCCTGGAGACACTACAGTCGTTAAGGTGCAGATCTCCTTCATTTGCATTtacgtcttcttcttcgcgtCAACTTGGGGTCCAGGCGCTTGGGTTTCTATTGGTGAAATTTTCCCATTGCCTATCAGAGCGCGAGGTGTTGGTCTCTCCACCGCCTCTAACTGGCTATGGAACTGTATTATCGCCGTCATTACTCCTTATCTTGTTGGAACTGACGAGGCT AACCTCGGTTCAAAagtctttttcctttgggGTTCAACCTGTATTCTCTGCTTTATCTACGCCTATCTCTTTGTATGGGAGACCAAGGGCCTCACTCTGGAACAGGTTGAtaggatgatggaagaatgcGGGAGCCCCAGACGCTCAGCGGGTTGGAAACCCCATACCACGTTTGCAGCTGAAGCTGCCCAGGGTACACATGGGCTTGACCAGAATGAGAAAGCGAAAGTTGGACCTGTGTTATCACAGTCAGAGATGTTGGAGCAAGTTTAA